The following proteins come from a genomic window of Pieris napi chromosome 15, ilPieNapi1.2, whole genome shotgun sequence:
- the LOC125056433 gene encoding uncharacterized protein LOC125056433 — protein MNLNQFNPLRGKSFIELPHDIKIKKAVINVKNTDDACFKWALLSALFPIHKNSDRVSSYTKYSHKLKFGNIKFPVKLKDIHKIESLNNISINVFGLEYNEQRKKHCIVGPLYFTKNKMQTHINLLYLTQGKIGHYCYIKNMSRLISSQVSKSKEAIYLCDFCLQYFSTSERLNNHQKNDCRHICTQIPSVDKNKKNWWGDIVSENKLSFDKFQRKLMLPFVIYADFEAFLSPLASCSNDPLKSHTINVQKHNVYSFGYYIKCSYDDKLSKYVTYTGENCALKLMETLKDNLTTIVKKIGFQKVANKISPIQQDIVSKSIHCYICNKILCGNSMIYHDWFTGEFVGVIHKVCSEKFRVPYTIPVFLHNLSHYDAHFIVHALNFDEGQVEVLPQNKEKYISFSKVLKINNSNVTLRFVDSLKFLPSSLDTLAKNLTKNNFNELSKCFPNSEDFKRLTKKGVFPYEFIKDFDTLNYNQLPDLPHFYSSLTDSIISNEDYNHAKDVWNHFNCKNMLDYSNLYLKTDVLLLADIFENFRRVCIKTYDLDPAHYYTAPGLSWDAMLKHTKTEIELLSDIDMIAFIKSGIRGGVSQCSTRYAKANNVYMSDYNAKDKESFLMYFDANNLYGWAMSQYLPTGGFEWVSADTDFNVSCSSDIGFILEVDLEYPVDLHDKHSDLPLCPENIPVGDAKEIRLIPNLNNKSKYIIHYRNLIQCLKMGLKLLKVYRILKFKQSPWLKNYIDLNTQLRTRANSDFEKDFYKLMNNAVFGKTMENIEKRVNVKLLTHWENRGKVLGAGDLIAQPHFHSVSIFSDSLVAIQLNKMKLIYNKPIYLGFCILDISKTLMYDFHYNYMKEKFTSNLKLLYTDTDSLIYQIFTSNFYNDIKPDICTHFDTSDYNPNNVFNFPQVNKKKLGYFKDENCGKIFTEFVGLRSKMYALQVDDKIITKAKGVNKCVTQKLTLDNYKSCLFNKNVQHCKMYRFRSLKHTIFTQEINKVCLSFNDTKRYILPNKIDTLPIGHYQINSM, from the coding sequence atgaatttaaatcaatttaaccCTTTAAGAGGAAAATCCTTTATTGAGTTACcacatgatataaaaataaaaaaagctgtgataaatgttaaaaacacTGATGACGCCTGTTTTAAGTGGGCACTGTTATCTGCTTTATttccaattcataaaaattcggATAGAGTATCATCATACACCAAATACAGTCATAAATTAAAGTtcggtaatattaaatttccagTCAAATTAAAGGATATACACAAAATTGAAagtcttaataatataagcatTAATGTTTTTGGGTTAGAATATAATGAACAAAGAAAAAAGCATTGTATTGTTGGGCCATTGTATTTTACAAAGAATAAAATGCAGACtcatataaatttactatatttgaCACAGGGTAAAATCGgtcattattgttatataaaaaatatgtcacGATTAATAAGTAGTCAAGTTTCGAAATCCAAGGAAGCTATATATCTATGTGacttttgtttacaatatttttcaacatCTGAACGTTTAAATAACCATCAAAAAAATGATTGCAGACATATTTGTACACAAATACCAAgcgtagataaaaataaaaaaaattggtgggGCGATATTgtatctgaaaataaattaagttttgataaatttcaaCGTAAATTGATGTTaccttttgttatatatgcgGATTTTGAGGCTTTTTTAAGTCCCTTAGCATCATGTTCAAACGATCCTTTAAAATCACATAcaataaatgtacaaaaacataatgtgTATAgttttggatactacattaaATGCTCATACGATGATAAATTGTCTAaatatgtaacatatactggTGAAAACTGTGCTTTAAAATTGATGGAAACCCTGAAAGATAATTTGACaacaattgttaaaaaaattggtttccAAAAAGttgctaataaaatatcacCAATTCAGCAAGATATAGTTAGCAAATCTATTCattgttatatttgtaataaaattttgtgtggGAATTCAATGATTTACCACGATTGGTTTACTGGGGAATTTGTTGGGGTCATACATAAAGTTTGTTCAGAAAAATTTAGAGTACCTTACACTATACCAGTCTTCTTGCACAATTTAAGCCATTATGATGCACATTTTATCGTACATGCCTTAAACTTTGATGAAGGTCAGGTAGAAGTTCTCccacaaaacaaagaaaaatacatatcatTTTCAAAGGTtcttaaaatcaataacaGTAATGTAACTTTACGTTTTGTGGATTCCCTAAAATTTTTACCCAGTAGCTTAGATACTTtagcaaaaaatttaacaaaaaataattttaatgaattatcaAAATGCTTTCCCAATTCAGAAGACTTTAAACGGCTGACTAAAAAAGGTGTATTTccatatgaatttattaaagattttgatACATTAAACTACAATCAACTTCCAGATCTTCCACACTTTTACAGTAGTCTCACAGATTCCATTATTTCTAATGAAGATTACAACCATGCCAAAGATGTTTGGAATCAtttcaattgtaaaaatatgttggattattcaaatctttatttaaaaactgatgttttattgttagcagatatttttgaaaattttaggcGTGTTTGCATTAAAACGTACGATTTAGACCCGGCTCATTACTACACAGCACCTGGATTAAGTTGGGATGCTATGTTAAAACATACTAAAACAGAGATTGAATTACTTTCTGATATAGATATGAttgcttttattaaatcagGAATTCGTGGTGGTGTTTCGCAATGTAGCACTCGCTATGCAAAAGCAAATAATGTTTACATGTCTGACTATAATGCGAAAGATAAAGAGTCATTCTTAATGTATTTCGATGCCAATAATCTATATGGTTGGGCAATGTCACAATATCTACCTACAGGTGGTTTTGAGTGGGTTAGTGCTGATACAGATTTTAATGTTAGTTGTTCATCAGATATAGGTTTTATCTTAGAAGTAGATCTGGAGTATCCGGTGGATTTACATGATAAACATTCAGATTTACCTCTTTGTCCAGAAAATATACCAGTTGGGGACGCTAAGGAAATTAGATTGATTccaaacttaaataataaatccaaatatattattcattatcgaaatttaattcaatgtttgaaaatgggtttaaaattattaaaagtttatagaatattaaaatttaagcagaGTCCATGGTTAAAGAACTATATAGACCTTAATACACAATTAAGAACTCGAGCTAATTCTGATTTTGAGAAAGATTTCTATAAACTCATGAACAACGCAGTTTTTGGTAAGACTATGGAAAATATTGAGAAACGAGTTAACGTTAAACTGTTAACCCACTGGGAAAATAGGGGCAAAGTATTGGGGGCTGGGGATCTAATTGCTCAACCACATTTTCACAgtgtttcaatattttctgATAGTCTTGTTGCAattcaattaaacaaaatgaaattaatttataataaacctatttatctcggattttgtatattagatatatctaAAACGCTGATGTATGATTTCCACTATAATTAcatgaaagagaaatttacTTCAAATCTGAAACTACTGTATACAGATACTGACAGTctcatttatcaaatatttactaGTAACTTTTATAATGATATAAAGCCAGACATTTGTACACATTTCGATACATCAGATTATAAtccaaacaatgtttttaattttcctcaagtaaataagaaaaaattagGTTATTTCAAAGATGAAAATTGTGGTAAAATCTTTACAGAATTTGTGGGTTTGCGATCAAAAATGTATGCATTACAGGTagatgataaaattattactaaggcgAAGGGTGTTAACAAATGTGTCACTCAAAAATTAACGTTGGATAATTATAAGTcatgtttgtttaataaaaacgtacagcattgtaaaatgtatcgGTTTAGAtcattaaaacatacaatttttacacAGGAAATAAATAAGGTGTGTTTATCTTTTAATGACACAAAGCGGTACATTTTACCAAACAAAATCGATACGTTACCTATAGGTCATTACCAAATCAATAGTATGTAA